The proteins below come from a single Gadus chalcogrammus isolate NIFS_2021 unplaced genomic scaffold, NIFS_Gcha_1.0 GACHA098, whole genome shotgun sequence genomic window:
- the LOC130378674 gene encoding NLR family CARD domain-containing protein 3-like → MAQCHGSAAVVCQQKIKSHLKKKFRCVFEGIAKAGKPIDLNDFYTDIFITEGGSGEVNKEHEVRLIETASRKPAKEETPIRCEDIFKPLPGHDQPIRTIMTTGVAGIGKTVLTHKFTLDWAEGKTNQDIHFTFLLTFRELNLLKGKEFSLLELLHHLFIETKEAGICKFDPFQVVFILHGLDECRLPLDFQNNPICIDVTKSISVDVLLTNLIRGKLLPSAHIWITTRPAAANQVPPEWVDLVTEVRGFTDQQKEEYFSKRFREETLASTIIANVKKSRSLHIMCHIPVFCWITTTVLEDIFKKSQIEEMPKTVTQMYSHFLRVQSIQGDRKYHERAETDPDWSSESREIIVSLGKLAFNQLEKGNLIFYEADLAECDINIRAASVYSGVFTQIFKEECGLYQDKVFCFVHLSIQEFLAALYVFWSFINNGVNLLSTSRKDKLLLYQSAVDKALQSENGHLDLFLRFLLGLSLETNQIVLRGLLGHKKRSLTTQIKTGLLRLTGSRSQTNEGTVSYIKEKIGGDLSPERSINLFHCLNELNDRSLVKEIQEYLTSGSLSGKSLSPAQWSALVFILQTSEEELDVFDLKKYSASEDGLLRLLPVVKASKTSLLNACHLSERCCEALASVLSSNSSCLRELDLSTNDLKDSGVKLLSAGLGSPHCTLETLRLTGCLVTQEGCASLASALSSNPSHLRELDLSYNHPGDSGAALLSAGLEDPRWRLDTLSVEHGGVLRLKPALKKYACDLTLDPNTAHRDLSLSEDNKKAAMMP, encoded by the exons ATGGCacagtgtcatg gATCTGCTGCTGTCGTTTGCCAACAAAAAATTAAGTCtcatttgaagaagaagttcaggtgtgtgtttgagggaatcgctaaagcaggaAAGCCAATAGATCTGAACGACTTCTACACAGATATCTTCATCACAGagggaggcagtggagaggtcaacaaggaacatgaggtcagactgattgaaacagcttccaggaaaccagcaAAGGAAGAAACCCCAATCAGATGtgaggacatctttaaacccttacctggacacgatcaaccaatcaggacgataatgacaactggagtggccggtatcggtaaaaccgtcttaacacacaagttcactctggactgggctgagggCAAAACAAACcaggacatacacttcacatttctcctcactttcagagagctgaatttactgaaagggaaagagtttagcttgctggaacttcttcatcacctctttattgagaccaaagaagcaggaatctgcaaATTCGACCCgttccaagttgtcttcatcttgcatggtctggatgagtgtcgacttcctctggattTCCAGAACAACCCGATCTGTATTGATGTCACAAAGTCCAtctcggtggacgtgctgctgacaaacctcatcaggggcaaaCTGCTTCCCTCTGCTcacatctggataaccacacgccctgcggcagccaatcaggtcCCTCCTGAGTGGGTTGActtggtgacagaggtgagggggttcactgaccaacagaaggaggagtacttcagtaagagattcagagaggagacGCTGGCCAGTACAATCATCGCCaacgtcaagaaatcacgaagcctccacatcatgtgtcacatcccagtattctgttggatcactactacagttctggaggacatcttcaAAAAATCCCAGATTgaagagatgcccaagaccgtgactcagatgtacagccacttcctgagggttcagtccatacagggggacaggaagtatcatgAGAGAGCTGAAACAGATCCAGACTGGAGCtcggagagcagggagatcattgtttctctgggaaaactggcttttaaccagctggagaaaggcaacctgatcttctacgaggcagacctggcagagtgtgacatcaatatcagagcagcctcagtgtactcaggagtgttcacccagatctttaaagaggagtgtgggctgtaccaggacaaggtgttctgctttgtccatctgagcattCAGGAGTTTCTGGCCGCCCTTTATGTCTTCTGGTCCTTTATCAACAATGGGGTCAATCTGCTCTCAACCTCAAGGAAAGATAAACTCCTCTtataccagagtgctgtggacaaggccttacagagtgagaacggacacctggacttgttcctccgcttcctcctcggcctctctctggagaccaatcagattgtcctacgaggtctgctgggacatAAAAAAAGATCACTGACCACTCAGATTAAAACAGGTCTGCTGCGACTGACAGGAAGTAGGTCACAGACCAATGAGGgaacagtgtcttacatcaaggagaagataggAGGAGACCtatctccagagagaagcatcaatctgttccactgtctgaatgagctgaatgaCCGTTCTCTAGTGAAAGAGATCCAGGAatacctgacatcaggaagtctctccggaaaatctctctcccctgctcagtggtcagctctggtctttaTCTTACaaacatcagaagaggagctggacgtgtttgacctgaaaaAATACTCTGCATCAGAAGATGgacttctgaggctgctgccagtggtcaaagcctccaaaacatctct gctgaatgcctgccatctgtcagagagatgctgtgaagctctggcctctgTTCTGAGCTCCAACTCCTCttgtctgagagagctggacctgagtaccaatgatctgaaggattcaggagtgaagctgctctctgctggactggggagtccacactgtacactggaaactctcag attgactggctgcctggtcacacaggaaggctgtgcttctttggcctcagctctgagctccaacccctcccatctgagagagctggacctgagctacaatcacccaggagactctggagctgcgctgctctctgctggactggaggatccacgctggagactggacactctcag tgtggagcacggtggagtgttgAGACTGAAACCAGCTCtgaagaagt atgcctgtgacctcacactggaccccaacacggcccatagagacctctctctgtctgaggacaacaagAAG GCGGCGATGATGCCATAA
- the LOC130378677 gene encoding uncharacterized protein LOC130378677, with protein MSVWRCMICIIFVAFRLKNLLSHINVTHGRNAEFWVFCGIDGCEQEFRVFNSFYRHLKRTHPLYVTSGCPPCQWRTTPTSAPPLLENFGVSIFGNSMTPSMDSSMESSPDLLELGTQDPPEMPEAQSSNAGEAAAPTSVTGPDIARSAAAFAISVREQCHLSQVISLQTISQLKIMIEKHLNQFKHLFPESNVIPKQHYMLHLPSQIKSLGPLIRCMCMRFEAKHSYFKQWASKLNFKNVCKSLAKHNQFLECCQNEIGCEHPIFANERELGPISEVANLQYIQATFRDFLGMEISENVVSVKWLILNGNKYISGKSLIITHVDDHLPVFGLVKGIFMVNSFFSAFETIPYETLTFDKDFCAYKVTIPALAQATELVHDLIDHTSYFSVSFKGSVFVPIKYNLSDIIAD; from the exons ATGTCGGTGTGGCGCTGCATGATCTGTATAATTTTTGTGGCTTTTAGATTGAAGAATCTTCTTAGCCACATTAATGTCACACATGGTCGTAATGCAGAATTTTGGGTTTTCTGTGGGATTGATGGCTGTGAGCAAGAGTTCAGAGTTTTTAACTCATTTTATCGTCACCTGAAACGAACGCATCCCCTGTATGTAACGTCTGGATGTCCACCATGTCAATGGAGAACGACACCCACATCCGCACCACCTTTATTAGAAAACTTCGGCGTATCGATATTTGGCAATTCTATGACTCCTTCCATGGACAGCTCCATGGAATCATCACCTGACCTTCTCGAACTTGGAACGCAGGACCCACCAGAGATGCCTGAGGCCCAATCAAGCAATGCA GGAGAAGCTGCAGCTCCAACATCTGTCACCGGGCCTGACATTGCCAGATCTGCAGCAGCTTTTGCCATAAGTGTTCGTGAACAATGCCACCTGTCACAGGTAATTTCTTTACAAACAATATCACAGCTCAAAATTATGATCGAAAAACATTTGAATCAATTCAAACACCTTTTCCCTGAGAGTAATGTAATACCTAAGCAGCATTACATGTTGCATCTACCCAGTCAAATCAAATCCCTTGGTCCTTTGATAAGATGCATGTGCATGCGATTTGAAGCAAAGCACAGTTATTTTAAGCAGTGGGCTTCAAAATTGaattttaaaaatgtttgtaagtCACTAGCTAAACATAATCAGTTCCTTGAGTGTTGTCAGAATGAAATTGGCTGTGAGCATCCTATTTTTGCAAATGAGAGAGAATTAGGGCCTATTTCCGAGGTTGCAAATCTACAGTACATTCAAGCTACATTTAGAGACTTTTTGGGCATGGAGATTTCAGAGAATGTTGTATCAGTTAAATGGCTCATCCTTAAtggaaataaatacataagtGGGAAGTCTTTGATTATCACTCACGTGGATGATCATTTGCCTGTGTTTGGATTGGTGAAAGGCATTTTTATGGTAAATTCCTTTTTTAGTGCTTTTGAAACTATACCATATGAAACCTTAACCTTTGACAAAGATTTCTGTGCCTACAAAGTGACAATTCCCGCTCTTGCCCAAGCAACAGAACTAGTGCATGACCTCATTGATCATACCTCATATTTCTCTGTTTCTTTCAAAGGAAGTGTGTTTGTCCCAATAAAATATAATCTAAGTGACATAATTGCTGACTGA